One segment of Theobroma cacao cultivar B97-61/B2 chromosome 9, Criollo_cocoa_genome_V2, whole genome shotgun sequence DNA contains the following:
- the LOC18588124 gene encoding uncharacterized protein LOC18588124: MEKFLSQYFIKQEQEGWSMHDDPRAVFFKVLCFGPGGVQTAEAANTSNREKNPVPPTAGVLATAPAEAANTSNREKNPVPPTARVLATAPAEAANTSNREKNPVPQTARVLATAPAEASNHSNAEAANTSISQAGQVAATGSHEATNPNNSGRRSINLSEQRKRIKMLTFDDLKPFFEMLRKDAARRLNLSETVLHNIFDEATGKTGRRWPYREIAANRRKIAKLTAIADSTDNPAASDRARDEIRTLEEQIDALYRP, from the exons ATGGAAAAGTTCCTTTCGCAATATTTCATCAAGCAAGAGCAAGAGGGATGGAGCATGCATGACGATCCGCGTGcagttttctttaaagtccTATGCTTTGGGCCTG GTGGCGTTCAGACGGCTGAAGCTGCGAATACTAGTAACCGAGAGAAAAATCCTGTCCCCCCGACAGCAGGAGTCTTAGCTACTGCCCCTGCTGAAGCTGCGAATACTAGTAACCGAGAGAAAAATCCTGTCCCCCCGACAGCAAGAGTCTTAGCTACTGCCCCTGCTGAAGCTGCGAATACTAGTAACCGAGAGAAAAATCCTGTCCCCCAGACAGCACGAGTATTAGCTACTGCCCCTGCTGAAGCCTCGAACCACAGTAACGCTGAAGCTGCGAATACTAGTATCTCTCAGGCAGGGCAGGTTGCAGCTACTGGCTCTCATGAGGCAACGAACCCCAATAATAGTGGGAGACGTTCAATCAATCTGAGTGAACAG AGAAAGAGAATAAAGATGTTGACGTTCGATGATTTAAAACCGTTTTTCGAAATGCTTAGAAAGGATGCAGCCAGGAGGTTGAATTTGTCTGAAACTGTATTGCATAACATATTTGATGAAGCAACAGGGAAAACGGGTAGAAGATGGCCTTATAGAGAG ATTGCTGCCAATAGGAGGAAAATAGCTAAATTGACTGCTATTGCAGATTCAACTGATAATCCAGCTGCAAGTGATCGAGCTAGAGATGAAATCCGGACATTGGAAGAACAGATCGATGCACTTTATCGCCCTTGA
- the LOC18588125 gene encoding omega-amidase, chloroplastic produces the protein MKSAVSSLVSSKNLTHSAISRSLLQHSSKPFSQRTLFIPTIPRNTKNLYNQRYQKLQIRTNSTSVMASSFKHEQARAPPSIPLPTPPVSKFKIGLCQLSVTPDKERNIEHARKAIEEAAQKGAQLVLLPEIWNSPYSNDSFPVYAEDIDAGGDASPSTAMLSEVSSRLKITIVGGSIPERCGDMLYNTCCVFGTDGKLKAKHRKIHLFDIDIPGKITFMESKTLTAGETPTIVDTDVGRIGIGICYDIRFQELAMIYAARGAHLLCYPGAFNMTTGPLHWELLQRARATDNQLYVATCSPARDAGAGYVAWGHSSLIGPFGEVLATTGHEENIIIAEIDYSTLEQRRAGLPLAKQRRGDLYQLVDVQRLNSH, from the exons atgaagtCAGCGGTGTCATCACTAGTTAGCTCCAAGAATCTCACTCATTCCGCAATCTCGCGCTCCCTTCTGCAGCACTCATCAAAACCCTTTTCTCAAAGAACACTCTTCATTCCAACTATTCCCAGAAACACCAAAAACCTGTACAATCAACGATACCAAAAGCTCCAAATCAGGACCAACTCAACATCGGTAATGGCATCCTCTTTTAAGCATGAACAAGCCAGGGCACCACCGTCCATCCCTCTTCCCACCCCTCCTGTCAGCAAG TTCAAGATTGGGCTTTGCCAGTTGTCGGTGACGCCTGATAAAGAAAGGAACATAGAGCATGCTAGGAAGGCCATCGAGGAGGCTGCTCAAAAGGGTGCCCAGCTTGTTCTCTTACCT GAAATATGGAACAGCCCATATTCGAATGACAGCTTCCCAGTCTATGCCGAAGATATTGACGCAGGTGGTGATGCGTCTCCTTCAACAGCTATGCTGTCTGAAGTTTCTAGTCGCTTGAAGATCACAATAGTTGGCGGCTCTATACCTGAACGCTGTGGGGATATGTTGTACAATACTTGTTGTGTCTTTGGTACTGATGGAAAGCTGAAAGCCAAGCACCGCAAG ATTCACCTTTTTGATATTGATATTCCTGGGAAGATTACCTTTATGGAATCCAAGACCCTTACCGCAGGGGAGACTCCTACCATTGTGGACACAG ATGTTGGGCGTATTGGTATAGGCATCTGTTATGACATCCGCTTTCAAGAATTGGCAATGATATATGCTGCAAGAG GTGCTCACTTGCTATGCTATCCTGGAGCATTTAACATGACAACTGGACCATTGCATTGGGAGTTGCTGCAGAGAGCAAG GGCTACAGATAATCAG TTATATGTTGCAACCTGTTCACCTGCTCGAGATGCTGGAGCCGGTTACGTGGCTTGGGGTCACTCAAGCCTCATTGGACCT TTTGGAGAAGTTCTGGCTACCACTGGACATGAGGAGAACATAATTATAGCAGAGATTGATTATTCAACACTTGAGCAACGAAG GGCTGGTCTCCCTTTAGCGAAGCAACGGCGAGGTGATCTTTACCAGTTGGTAGACGTCCAGAGACTCAACTCTCACTGA
- the LOC18588128 gene encoding protein BIG GRAIN 1-like B has translation MYRLEKTLREERYRHERDNPSFSSTLLDKIYRSIDDGEANHEDLKFYRETMQKKQSKGNMKSSRSRGGGGGGGGEEMSSFQRACLIEKWMEKKVSEKANAERKQVFSEFERKSHHEHDHDHDVLFFSSTSSSSDSSSGGFSSSDTESMYGTRTIASCFVPPRPKPVRTSVSARSDKPLKAEKTGRSERALFYEQRELHMFDDYHYNSASDHTPKLDESLFKSKSRAMKIYGNLKKVKQPISPGGRLASFINSLFTTGNTKKTKSSSSIVSCDDERKLKSGQVSTCSSASSFSRSCLSKNSPSTRERLRNGVKRTVRFCPVSVIVDEDCRPCGQKCLYEEEDSSLLSVSVPTAWKIGKTSSRKCEEELKLQIMEKTRRVEEMAREFLKEYHLNQKKNDYIPRDSRSNYVDEMDEDEDDAASYSSSDLFELDHLVLIGNDRYREELPVYETTHVETNRAIANGLIV, from the coding sequence ATGTACAGATTGGAGAAAACACTGAGAGAAGAAAGATACAGGCACGAGAGAGATAACCCATCTTTCTCTTCTACCCTACTTGACAAAATCTACCGGTCCATCGACGACGGTGAAGCGAATCATGAAGACCTGAAATTCTACAGGGAAACAatgcaaaagaaacaaagcaaAGGGAACATGAAAAGCAGCAGAAGtagaggaggaggaggaggaggaggaggagaagaGATGTCGAGTTTCCAACGAGCTTGTCTGATCGAGAAATGGATGGAAAAGAAGGTTAGTGAAAAGGCAAATGCAGAAAGGAAACAGGTTTTCTCTGAGTTTGAAAGAAAATCACATCATGAACATGATCATGATCATGATGTTCTCTTCTTTAGCTCCACTTCAAGCTCATCTGATTCCAGTTCTGGTGGTTTCTCATCATCTGATACTGAATCTATGTATGGTACAAGGACGATAGCTTCATGTTTTGTGCCACCAAGGCCTAAACCTGTTAGGACCAGCGTGTCGGCTAGGTCGGACAAACCGCTGAAAGCAGAGAAAACAGGAAGATCAGAGAGGGCTCTGTTTTATGAACAGAGGGAGTTGCATATGTTTGATGATTATCATTACAACTCTGCCTCTGACCACACACCAAAGCTTGATGAAAGTCTTttcaagtcaaaatcaagagcCATGAAAATTTATGGCAATTTAAAGAAGGTGAAACAACCCATTTCACCTGGTGGCCGTCTCGCGAGTTTCATCAATTCTCTGTTCACAACAGGTAATACAAAGAAAACCAAGAGTTCATCTTCAATTGTAAGCTGTGatgatgaaagaaaattgaagtcAGGGCAGGTCTCAACGTGTTCTTCAGCTTCCTCATTTTCAAGGTCATGTCTAAGCAAAAACTCGCCTTCTACGCGAGAAAGGTTGCGTAATGGAGTTAAGAGAACAGTTAGATTCTGCCCGGTGAGTGTAATTGTTGATGAAGACTGTCGACCATGTGGGCAAAAATGCTTATATGAAGAAGAAGACTCGAGTTTACTGTCGGTTTCAGTTCCAACTGCATGGAAAATCGGGAAAACGTCATCAAGAAAGTGCGAAGAAGAGCTAAAGTTGCAAATAATGGAGAAGACAAGGCGAGTGGAAGAAATGGCTAGAGAGTTTTTGAAGGAATATCATCTAAATCAGAAGAAGAATGATTATATTCCAAGGGACAGTCGTAGTAATTATGTGGACGAGATGGATGAAGACGAAGACGATGCAGCTAGCTATTCAAGTTCGGATTTGTTTGAGCTGGATCACCTTGTTCTCATTGGCAATGATAGGTACCGAGAAGAGCTTCCAGTGTATGAAACTACTCATGTTGAAACAAATCGAGCCATTGCTAATGGCTTGATAGTGTAG
- the LOC18588130 gene encoding serine/threonine-protein kinase STY46 isoform X1: MNSAGTPEQKKATLSYYHQALVTSSQVKEEKSSTATPSSRQFCCRFTDWFRMGSVVSTNPQQQRQQQQQGKQQRLERPTSKLEEQVTDLEKEVEKQKEMHAMYKRRMESTQDYLRYCLQVAQENGFLDLIVNNKYPISPNVINGNVSPRVPAFVSLQSDLAILINQAKMDGWYIDPVEIKLQEIIGQGSTANIYRGIWRGLDVAVKCIHPDFFHKNENGVTFFAQEVETLARQRHRFILQLMGACLDPPTHGWVLTEFLSMTLKDWLHGPGNRRRERVKPIPPLQERLTIALEIAQAMQHLHEQKPRVIHRDLKPSNIFLDDAKHVRVADFGHARFLSEEEMALTGETAFLVLSGTYVYMAPEVIRCEPYNEKCDVYSFGIILNELITGNHPYVETDYGPAKIALEVGEGKLRPALPEDNGKLGELIDLICLSWDGDASVRPTFANITSTLREIQNRIKETV, encoded by the exons ATGAACTCGGCAGGCACCCCAGAGCAGAAGAAGGCTACCTTATCTTATTATCATCAGGCGCTGGTAACGAGTTCCCaggtaaaagaagaaaagtcttCGACTGCTACGCCGTCGTCTAGGCAATTTTGTTGTAGATTTACTGATTGGTTCCGTATGGGGTCCGTTGTGTCTACGAACCCACAGCAGCAGCGgcagcaacaacaacaaggAAAGCAGCAGCGTTTGGAGCGGCCAACCTCCAAATTAGAGGAGCAG GTGACAGACCTTGAAAAGGAAGTCGAGAAACAGAAAGAAATGCATGCCATGTACAAAAGGAGAATGGAGAGCACACAAGACTATTTAAGGTACTGTCTTCAAGTAGCTCAAGAGAATGGGTTCTTGGACCTTATAGTTAACAACAAATATCCTATTTCCCCCAATGTTATCAATGGCAATGTCAGTCCTCGGGTGCCTGCCTTTGTCTCTCTGCAATCTGATCTAGCCATACTCATCAACCAAGCCAAGATGGATGGATGGTACATTGACCCAGTGGAG ATTAAATTGCAAGAAATTATAGGCCAAGGAAGCACTGCAAACATTTACAGAGGAATTTGGAGAGGCCTTGATGTTGCGGTGAAGTGTATACACCCCGATTTCTTCCACAAAAATGAGAATGGTGTTACATTTTTTGCTCAAGAAGTTGAAACTTTAGCTAGGCAGCGCCACCGCTTTATACTCCAGCTTATGGGTGCATGCCTCGACCCGCCTACACATGGGTGGGTGTTGACGGAGTTCTTGAGCATGACATTGAAGGATTGGCTACATGGGCCTGGAAACAGGCGAAGAGAGAGGGTGAAGCCAATTCCTCCACTTCAAGAGAGATTGACTATAGCACTGGAGATTGCACAAGCAATGCAACATCTCCATGAGCAAAAACCGAGAGTCATTCATCGTGATTTGAAGCCTAGCAACATTTTCCTGGACGATGCCAAGCATGTCAGAGTGGCAGATTTCGGTCATGCTCGGTTTTTATCTGAGGAAGAGATGGCACTTACTGGCGAAACAG CTTTTCTTGTCCTGTCAGGAACTTACGTTTACATGGCACCAGAGGTTATCAGGTGCGAGCCTTACAATGAAAAGTGCGATGTGTACAGTTTTGGAATCATTCTCAATGAACTCATCACCGGCAATCATCCATATGTTGAGACAGATTATGGACCAGCCAAG ATTGCCTTGGAGGTTGGAGAAGGAAAGCTAAGGCCAGCGCTTCCAGAAGACAATGGCAAACTGGGGGAGCTGATAGACCTCATTTGCCTGTCATGGGATGGAGATGCTTCTGTTAGACCAACCTTTGCAAATATCACATCTACTCTACGAGAGATCCAAAATAGAATCAAAGAAACTGTTTAa
- the LOC18588130 gene encoding serine/threonine-protein kinase STY46 isoform X2 yields MNSAGTPEQKKATLSYYHQALVTSSQVKEEKSSTATPSSRQFCCRFTDWFRMGSVVSTNPQQQRQQQQQGKQQRLERPTSKLEEQVTDLEKEVEKQKEMHAMYKRRMESTQDYLRYCLQVAQENGFLDLIVNNKYPISPNVINGNVSPRVPAFVSLQSDLAILINQAKMDGWYIDPVEIKLQEIIGQGSTANIYRGIWRGLDVAVKCIHPDFFHKNENGVTFFAQEVETLARQRHRFILQLMGACLDPPTHGWVLTEFLSMTLKDWLHGPGNRRRERVKPIPPLQERLTIALEIAQAMQHLHEQKPRVIHRDLKPSNIFLDDAKHVRVADFGHARFLSEEEMALTGETGTYVYMAPEVIRCEPYNEKCDVYSFGIILNELITGNHPYVETDYGPAKIALEVGEGKLRPALPEDNGKLGELIDLICLSWDGDASVRPTFANITSTLREIQNRIKETV; encoded by the exons ATGAACTCGGCAGGCACCCCAGAGCAGAAGAAGGCTACCTTATCTTATTATCATCAGGCGCTGGTAACGAGTTCCCaggtaaaagaagaaaagtcttCGACTGCTACGCCGTCGTCTAGGCAATTTTGTTGTAGATTTACTGATTGGTTCCGTATGGGGTCCGTTGTGTCTACGAACCCACAGCAGCAGCGgcagcaacaacaacaaggAAAGCAGCAGCGTTTGGAGCGGCCAACCTCCAAATTAGAGGAGCAG GTGACAGACCTTGAAAAGGAAGTCGAGAAACAGAAAGAAATGCATGCCATGTACAAAAGGAGAATGGAGAGCACACAAGACTATTTAAGGTACTGTCTTCAAGTAGCTCAAGAGAATGGGTTCTTGGACCTTATAGTTAACAACAAATATCCTATTTCCCCCAATGTTATCAATGGCAATGTCAGTCCTCGGGTGCCTGCCTTTGTCTCTCTGCAATCTGATCTAGCCATACTCATCAACCAAGCCAAGATGGATGGATGGTACATTGACCCAGTGGAG ATTAAATTGCAAGAAATTATAGGCCAAGGAAGCACTGCAAACATTTACAGAGGAATTTGGAGAGGCCTTGATGTTGCGGTGAAGTGTATACACCCCGATTTCTTCCACAAAAATGAGAATGGTGTTACATTTTTTGCTCAAGAAGTTGAAACTTTAGCTAGGCAGCGCCACCGCTTTATACTCCAGCTTATGGGTGCATGCCTCGACCCGCCTACACATGGGTGGGTGTTGACGGAGTTCTTGAGCATGACATTGAAGGATTGGCTACATGGGCCTGGAAACAGGCGAAGAGAGAGGGTGAAGCCAATTCCTCCACTTCAAGAGAGATTGACTATAGCACTGGAGATTGCACAAGCAATGCAACATCTCCATGAGCAAAAACCGAGAGTCATTCATCGTGATTTGAAGCCTAGCAACATTTTCCTGGACGATGCCAAGCATGTCAGAGTGGCAGATTTCGGTCATGCTCGGTTTTTATCTGAGGAAGAGATGGCACTTACTGGCGAAACAG GAACTTACGTTTACATGGCACCAGAGGTTATCAGGTGCGAGCCTTACAATGAAAAGTGCGATGTGTACAGTTTTGGAATCATTCTCAATGAACTCATCACCGGCAATCATCCATATGTTGAGACAGATTATGGACCAGCCAAG ATTGCCTTGGAGGTTGGAGAAGGAAAGCTAAGGCCAGCGCTTCCAGAAGACAATGGCAAACTGGGGGAGCTGATAGACCTCATTTGCCTGTCATGGGATGGAGATGCTTCTGTTAGACCAACCTTTGCAAATATCACATCTACTCTACGAGAGATCCAAAATAGAATCAAAGAAACTGTTTAa
- the LOC18588131 gene encoding mechanosensitive ion channel protein 10 isoform X1: protein MVLMEANKDTAEKRGTGGEVVINVSGEDTLKGPKGSAPKEAEALAAKQSAQDAADKASTESGAVTTGLAKSVPVGCPSPETSKFGPTTNKPPKVPSPGNESFTRRRSFARSLNSKPKSRFGEQSYVLESDQMEENGLVNREQGGGNSPYRHSFSKASPNNKSARSIRTDSAVSKTLSIGTTGENEYEEIIKKVKLHKEKLKGVKAKVVIEWVVFLFLLGCLIASLTVDKLQKTSVWSLKIWQWCVLVMVIFCGMLVTHWFMHLIVFLIELNFLLRKKVLYFVHGLKKSVQVFIWLSLVLVTWVLLFLGVERSKTATKILDYVTWTLVSVLIGSFLWLLKTLLLKILASNFHMNKFFDRIQESVFHQYVLQTLSGPPFMEIDGIRKSPAHMTVSSAKKGKGAKTKKLIDMGKVHKLKREKVSSWHMKVLVDAIMNSGLSTISNTLDESAYDEGCEQADKEITNEEEAQYVAHQIFSNVARHESNHNRSYIDEDDLLRFMIKEEVDHVFPLFEGSSTGKIDKKSFTNWVIKVYNDRKTLGHALNDTKTAVKQLNKIVTVLLIIITAVIWLLLVEIATTKVLLVLSSQLVVAAFMFGNTCKTIFEGIIFVFVMHPFDVGDRCVVDGVQLLVEEMNILTTVFLKLDNEKVYYPNSVLATKPISNYYRSSDMGDTIEFSIDFMTPAKTIGRLKEEIKEHLETNTLWHPNHLVVVKEIENVNKIKMALYCNHTMNFQDFREKNRRRTELVIELKRIFEELGIRYNLLPQHVNLNQVNRDRPEATYETT, encoded by the exons AT GGTTTTGATGGAAGCGAATAAAGACACGGCAGAGAAGAGAGGCACTGGAGGAGAAGTGGTGATTAATGTTTCCGGTGAAGATACTTTGAAAGGGCCAAAAGGGTCTGCTCCAAAAGAAGCAGAGGCATTAGCCGCTAAGCAAAGTGCTCAAGATGCAGCCGACAAAGCATCAACTGAATCTGGTGCTGTTACTACTGGTTTGGCTAAATCAGTGCCGGTGGGCTGCCCTTCTCCCGAGACATCAAAATTTGGCCCAACTACAAATAAACCACCAAAAGTCCCAAGTCCAGGTAATGAGTCCTTTACTCGAAGAAGGTCATTTGCAAGGTCATTAAACTCAAAACCCAAGTCAAGATTTGGAGAACAATCTTATGTTCTTGAATCTGATCAGATGGAAGAGAATGGTTTAGTTAATCGGGAACAAGGTGGTGGTAATTCACCTTATAGACATTCCTTCAGTAAGGCCTCCCCTAATAACAAGTCGGCCAGAAGTATTAGGACGGATTCTGCTGTGTCGAAAACGTTATCAATTGGCACTAccggagaaaatgaatatgaagAGATAATCAAGAAAGTTAAACTGCATAAAGAGAAGCTTAAGGGAGTGAAAGCTAAGGTTGTCATTGAGTGGGTCGTATTTTTGTTCCTCTTGGGATGCTTAATAGCTAGTTTAACTGTAGACAAATTACAGAAAACCTCTGTTTGGAGTTTGAAAATTTGGCAATGGTGTGTACTTGTGATGGTTATTTTCTGTGGTATGTTGGTTACTCATTGGTTTATGCATCTGATTGTTTTCTTGATTGAGCTTAACTTTCTGCTACGGAAGAAAGTGCTATATTTTGTTCATGGTTTGAAGAAGAGTGTTCAGGTCTTTATTTGGCTGAGTTTAGTTCTTGTTACTTGggttcttttgtttcttggtGTCGAGAGATCAAAGACTGCCACAAAAATTCTCGATTATGTAACTTGGACTCTAGTAAGCGTTCTCATTGGATCATTTTTGTGGTTGTTGAAGACTTTGTTGTTAAAGATATTGGCTTCCAATTTCCATATGAACAAATTCTTCGATAGAATACAAGAATCAGTCTTCCATCAGTACGTACTTCAGACCCTTTCAGGACCTCCATTCATGGAGATTGACGGGATTCGAAAATCACCAGCTCATATGACTGTTAGCAGTGCAAAAAAGGGTAAAggagcaaaaacaaaaaagttgaTTGACATGGGAAAGGTTCATAAATTGAAGCGAGAGAAAGTTTCATCTTGGCACATGAAGGTGTTGGTGGATGCTATCATGAATTCGGGGCTTTCCACAATCTCCAACACATTAGATGAAAGTGCTTATGATGAAGGTTGCGAACAAGCAGATAAAGAAATTACCAATGAGGAGGAGGCACAGTATGTTGCTCATCAAATTTTCTCAAATGTTGCCCGACATGAGAGTAATCACAATCGCAG TTACATTGATGAGGATGACCTATTAAGGTTCATGATTAAGGAGGAGGTGGATCATGTGTTTCCATTGTTCGAAGGATCAAGCACTggaaaaattgacaaaaaaagttTCACAAACTGGGTG ATAAAGGTTTACAACGATCGGAAAACATTAGGACATGCTTTAAATGACACCAAAACAGCTGTAAAgcaattgaataaaattgtgACGGTGCTCCTGATTATTATTACTGCTGTGATATGGCTTCTTTTGGTGGAAATTGCAACCACAAAAGTGCTATTGGTCCTTTCATCGCAACTTGTGGTGGCAGCTTTTATGTTTGGAAACACCTGCAAGACTATATTTGAAGGTATCATATTTGTATTTGTGATGCATCCATTTGACGTTGGTGATCGTTGCGTGGTTGATGGTGTTCAG TTGTTGGTTGAGGagatgaatattttaacaactGTATTCCTGAAACTTGACAATGAAAAGGTGTACTACCCAAATAGTGTTTTGGCTACAAAGCCCATCAGCAACTATTACAGGAGCTCAGACATGGGAGATACTATAGAGTTCTCAATTGATTTTATGACACCAGCGAAGACAATAGGCAGgctgaaagaagaaataaagga GCATTTGGAGACCAATACCTTGTGGCATCCTAACCACCTTGTGGTTGTGAAGGAGATTGAGAATGTCAATAAGATAAAGATGGCTCTCTATTGTAATCATACAATGAACTTCCAGGACTTTAGAGAGAAGAACAGGCGTAGAACTGAATTGGTGATTGAATTGAAGAGAATTTTTGAGGAGCTGGGTATAAGATACAATCTCCTTCCCCAACATGTGAATCTCAACCAAGTGAATCGAGACAGGCCAGAAGCAACATACGAGACCACCTGA
- the LOC18588131 gene encoding mechanosensitive ion channel protein 10 isoform X2 has translation MEANKDTAEKRGTGGEVVINVSGEDTLKGPKGSAPKEAEALAAKQSAQDAADKASTESGAVTTGLAKSVPVGCPSPETSKFGPTTNKPPKVPSPGNESFTRRRSFARSLNSKPKSRFGEQSYVLESDQMEENGLVNREQGGGNSPYRHSFSKASPNNKSARSIRTDSAVSKTLSIGTTGENEYEEIIKKVKLHKEKLKGVKAKVVIEWVVFLFLLGCLIASLTVDKLQKTSVWSLKIWQWCVLVMVIFCGMLVTHWFMHLIVFLIELNFLLRKKVLYFVHGLKKSVQVFIWLSLVLVTWVLLFLGVERSKTATKILDYVTWTLVSVLIGSFLWLLKTLLLKILASNFHMNKFFDRIQESVFHQYVLQTLSGPPFMEIDGIRKSPAHMTVSSAKKGKGAKTKKLIDMGKVHKLKREKVSSWHMKVLVDAIMNSGLSTISNTLDESAYDEGCEQADKEITNEEEAQYVAHQIFSNVARHESNHNRSYIDEDDLLRFMIKEEVDHVFPLFEGSSTGKIDKKSFTNWVIKVYNDRKTLGHALNDTKTAVKQLNKIVTVLLIIITAVIWLLLVEIATTKVLLVLSSQLVVAAFMFGNTCKTIFEGIIFVFVMHPFDVGDRCVVDGVQLLVEEMNILTTVFLKLDNEKVYYPNSVLATKPISNYYRSSDMGDTIEFSIDFMTPAKTIGRLKEEIKEHLETNTLWHPNHLVVVKEIENVNKIKMALYCNHTMNFQDFREKNRRRTELVIELKRIFEELGIRYNLLPQHVNLNQVNRDRPEATYETT, from the exons ATGGAAGCGAATAAAGACACGGCAGAGAAGAGAGGCACTGGAGGAGAAGTGGTGATTAATGTTTCCGGTGAAGATACTTTGAAAGGGCCAAAAGGGTCTGCTCCAAAAGAAGCAGAGGCATTAGCCGCTAAGCAAAGTGCTCAAGATGCAGCCGACAAAGCATCAACTGAATCTGGTGCTGTTACTACTGGTTTGGCTAAATCAGTGCCGGTGGGCTGCCCTTCTCCCGAGACATCAAAATTTGGCCCAACTACAAATAAACCACCAAAAGTCCCAAGTCCAGGTAATGAGTCCTTTACTCGAAGAAGGTCATTTGCAAGGTCATTAAACTCAAAACCCAAGTCAAGATTTGGAGAACAATCTTATGTTCTTGAATCTGATCAGATGGAAGAGAATGGTTTAGTTAATCGGGAACAAGGTGGTGGTAATTCACCTTATAGACATTCCTTCAGTAAGGCCTCCCCTAATAACAAGTCGGCCAGAAGTATTAGGACGGATTCTGCTGTGTCGAAAACGTTATCAATTGGCACTAccggagaaaatgaatatgaagAGATAATCAAGAAAGTTAAACTGCATAAAGAGAAGCTTAAGGGAGTGAAAGCTAAGGTTGTCATTGAGTGGGTCGTATTTTTGTTCCTCTTGGGATGCTTAATAGCTAGTTTAACTGTAGACAAATTACAGAAAACCTCTGTTTGGAGTTTGAAAATTTGGCAATGGTGTGTACTTGTGATGGTTATTTTCTGTGGTATGTTGGTTACTCATTGGTTTATGCATCTGATTGTTTTCTTGATTGAGCTTAACTTTCTGCTACGGAAGAAAGTGCTATATTTTGTTCATGGTTTGAAGAAGAGTGTTCAGGTCTTTATTTGGCTGAGTTTAGTTCTTGTTACTTGggttcttttgtttcttggtGTCGAGAGATCAAAGACTGCCACAAAAATTCTCGATTATGTAACTTGGACTCTAGTAAGCGTTCTCATTGGATCATTTTTGTGGTTGTTGAAGACTTTGTTGTTAAAGATATTGGCTTCCAATTTCCATATGAACAAATTCTTCGATAGAATACAAGAATCAGTCTTCCATCAGTACGTACTTCAGACCCTTTCAGGACCTCCATTCATGGAGATTGACGGGATTCGAAAATCACCAGCTCATATGACTGTTAGCAGTGCAAAAAAGGGTAAAggagcaaaaacaaaaaagttgaTTGACATGGGAAAGGTTCATAAATTGAAGCGAGAGAAAGTTTCATCTTGGCACATGAAGGTGTTGGTGGATGCTATCATGAATTCGGGGCTTTCCACAATCTCCAACACATTAGATGAAAGTGCTTATGATGAAGGTTGCGAACAAGCAGATAAAGAAATTACCAATGAGGAGGAGGCACAGTATGTTGCTCATCAAATTTTCTCAAATGTTGCCCGACATGAGAGTAATCACAATCGCAG TTACATTGATGAGGATGACCTATTAAGGTTCATGATTAAGGAGGAGGTGGATCATGTGTTTCCATTGTTCGAAGGATCAAGCACTggaaaaattgacaaaaaaagttTCACAAACTGGGTG ATAAAGGTTTACAACGATCGGAAAACATTAGGACATGCTTTAAATGACACCAAAACAGCTGTAAAgcaattgaataaaattgtgACGGTGCTCCTGATTATTATTACTGCTGTGATATGGCTTCTTTTGGTGGAAATTGCAACCACAAAAGTGCTATTGGTCCTTTCATCGCAACTTGTGGTGGCAGCTTTTATGTTTGGAAACACCTGCAAGACTATATTTGAAGGTATCATATTTGTATTTGTGATGCATCCATTTGACGTTGGTGATCGTTGCGTGGTTGATGGTGTTCAG TTGTTGGTTGAGGagatgaatattttaacaactGTATTCCTGAAACTTGACAATGAAAAGGTGTACTACCCAAATAGTGTTTTGGCTACAAAGCCCATCAGCAACTATTACAGGAGCTCAGACATGGGAGATACTATAGAGTTCTCAATTGATTTTATGACACCAGCGAAGACAATAGGCAGgctgaaagaagaaataaagga GCATTTGGAGACCAATACCTTGTGGCATCCTAACCACCTTGTGGTTGTGAAGGAGATTGAGAATGTCAATAAGATAAAGATGGCTCTCTATTGTAATCATACAATGAACTTCCAGGACTTTAGAGAGAAGAACAGGCGTAGAACTGAATTGGTGATTGAATTGAAGAGAATTTTTGAGGAGCTGGGTATAAGATACAATCTCCTTCCCCAACATGTGAATCTCAACCAAGTGAATCGAGACAGGCCAGAAGCAACATACGAGACCACCTGA